In one window of Deinococcus terrestris DNA:
- the hpaD gene encoding 3,4-dihydroxyphenylacetate 2,3-dioxygenase → MTESRQASAVSTQERAAADVIRIAHTVFTVTDLDASRDFYVGLLGLNVLHEEPGALYLRGVEDREWTLKLEQAPEAGVRHLAYRVRTDACLDGLVALAEREGLPYRWEEELDRPRLLRMQDPFGVPVAFYRESRTHRWLLQDYHLHRGPGLQRVDHVNVMTPDVGSMMAWYGERLGFRASELTEDEDGRIWAAWIQRRGGVHDLAMTNGAGPRLHHWAYWMPDAMSIIRACDILAGARQPERIERGPGRHGISNAFFLYVRDPDGHRIELYTSDYVTVDPDFETIRWQRDDPRRQTLWGAKTPRSWFEEGSRMEAFDGGWVALTESELKGMPSNVI, encoded by the coding sequence ATGACTGAGAGCCGTCAGGCGTCAGCCGTCAGCACTCAGGAAAGGGCAGCCGCCGATGTCATCCGCATCGCCCACACCGTCTTTACCGTCACGGACCTGGACGCCTCGCGCGACTTCTACGTGGGGCTGCTGGGCCTGAACGTCCTGCACGAGGAGCCGGGAGCGCTCTACTTGCGCGGCGTAGAGGACCGCGAGTGGACGCTGAAGCTGGAGCAGGCCCCCGAGGCGGGCGTGCGGCACCTAGCCTACCGGGTCCGGACGGACGCCTGCCTGGACGGGCTGGTGGCCCTGGCCGAGCGTGAGGGGCTCCCCTACCGCTGGGAGGAGGAACTCGATCGGCCCCGGCTGCTGCGGATGCAGGACCCCTTCGGCGTGCCCGTCGCCTTTTACCGCGAGAGCCGCACGCACCGCTGGCTGTTGCAGGACTACCACCTCCACCGGGGGCCGGGCCTGCAACGGGTGGACCACGTCAACGTGATGACCCCCGATGTGGGCAGCATGATGGCCTGGTACGGCGAGCGGCTGGGCTTCCGGGCGTCCGAGCTGACGGAGGACGAGGACGGGCGCATCTGGGCGGCCTGGATTCAGCGGCGGGGGGGCGTCCACGACCTCGCCATGACGAACGGCGCCGGGCCGAGGCTGCACCACTGGGCCTACTGGATGCCCGACGCCATGAGCATCATCCGGGCGTGCGACATCCTCGCGGGGGCGCGGCAGCCCGAACGCATCGAGCGCGGGCCGGGGCGGCACGGCATCTCCAACGCCTTTTTTCTGTATGTCCGCGACCCCGACGGGCACCGCATCGAGCTGTACACCTCCGACTACGTGACGGTGGACCCCGACTTCGAGACGATCCGCTGGCAGCGCGACGATCCCCGCCGCCAGACGCTGTGGGGGGCCAAGACGCCCCGGAGTTGGTTCGAGGAGGGCTCGCGGATGGAAGCCTTTGACGGAGGCTGGGTGGCCCTGACCGAGAGCGAGCTGAAGGGGATGCCCAGCAATGTCATCTGA